ATTAGCAAAAACTGATCCAGACTTTAGCAAAGTGCGTAGTGAAAAGCAATTTCAGGAATTAATCCAATAGTATTTGATCGCCACCACTCAGTGTAGAATATAAGCCTGCGGCAGCAAGGATTTTTTCTTGAGCGGTTTACGATTAGACATGAAAAAATTGTTAATCACCGGAGCAAGTGGTTTTTTAGGATGGCATCTTTGCCAGCTTGCAAAACCAGAATGGGAGATTTATGGCACTTATTTATCCCATCCTTTAGAGATTCCTGGCATTAAAACGTTAAAAGCAAACTTAACAAATTTCCAGGAATTAAAACGCATATTTAATGATGTTAAACCAGAAGCAGTTATTCATACTGCTGCCCATTCGCAACCAAATTTTTGTCAAACAAACCCCAAAGAATCGCACGCAATTAACGTTATCGCATCATGCAATATTGCCGGACTTTGCGCGGATAATTCTATTCCTTGTGCTTTTACTTCAACCGACTTAGTTTTTGATGGCTTAAATGCTCCCTATCAAGAAATAGATGCCGTGTGTCCTGTCAACCTTTACGGTGAGCAGAAAGCGATCGCAGAAGCAGGTATGCTAGAAAGATATCCTCTGACAGCAGTGTGTCGAATGCCCTTGATGTTTGGTGCAGCAACACCGACAGCAAAAAGCTTTATTCAGCCATTTATTCAAACTTTACAAGCAGAAAAAGAACTAAATTTATTTATAGATGAATTTCGCACACCAGTAAGTGGAACAACTGCCGCTAAAGGACTTTTATTAGCATTAGAAAAAGTTAACGGCATCATTCACTTAGGTGGCAAAGAGCGGCTTTCGCGTTATGATTTTGGAAAAATATTAGTTGAGGTATTTCAACTCCCCACTACCAAGCTCAAATCTTGCCGACAAGAAGATGTGAAAATGGCAGCACCTAGACCAGCAGATGTTTCTTTGGATAGTTCCAAAGCTTTTGCATTGGGGTATCAGCCTTTATCTTTAAAAGAAGAATTGCAGAATTTAATCAATAGTTAATCATCAGGTTGTATTTGTTGTGTACCTAACCAATGACGGAAGCTGGAATGATAGAGACTATAATAAGTTTCTCCGTCAATTTGTTCTTGGTGTAAGAATTCAAGCCAACTTTCTAGAACTTCCTCAACTTCATATTCATCAGTATCAATGATTTCTGCAATTGCTTCTACTGAGATTGCTTTTTGCTGCTGAATTAGGACATTTAACACATCTGTGCTATGTTCCGTCCCTTGTTTGGGTGGAATCATTTGGTGTAAATGCTGCTGATAATATGCTTCTAAAGCAGGCGGGAGTTCATTGTACTGAAAAGGTTCCGCACTTATTATCTGACTGACATACATAAAATTATTCTCGCTCAAAGTGGTGATGCGATCGCAGAAATTTTCCTCATTAATCTGGTGATTACTCAACCAAGATTTAATATCCCCCCTTGTTAAGGGGGGTTGGGGGGATCTCTTCAACGCTTAGGTAACTTTGAATATAAGCTTGAATATCCCGCCGATTTTCTTCTGGATAATCTGCCAAATCCAGACTTTGCGATGGCGTTTCAATTAATAAACCCGACTTCTCCCGCAAAAAAGGTCTACGAGTGAGGAGAAAATAGACCCTATCGGGGAGATAGCGGGGGAGATAAAACAGATTTGTCCCAGGTGGTTGGCTATTGCGGTCAATGCAATTCAACCCATCAATGGCAATTATCAGTTTTTGATGAGGTTCTAACTCATCGCTGATTTGCTGGAGAAGACTAGAGAAAAACCAACTTCCCTCTGTGGCGTTATCTGGGAGGGAGGCGTAACTAAGCGAGTATTGATTAATTAGTTGCGTGCAGATATTTATGAGAAATTCGTCACCCCGATTTTTACCCTCAAGTTCGGCATTGTAATAAATCACGTGAGGATTATCTGCCACATATTTGGCAAGGATGGCACTTTTACCGCTACCGGGTGCGCCAATGATGGTGAAATAACCGTGGCGATGGCGGTGGAGAAAGTTGTTAATAGCCGTGAAGACAAATTCACGACCGACAAAGTTGTGGCTTTTTTGTTGAATGATTTCCTCAAACTCCCTTGGATGTCCTCTGGAATTGATTGCAGTGGGTGGTTTGGGTGATGAGTTCATAATTCTGAGGAATAATTAAAAGATAAGGCAAGGCTGGGGGTAGTCATGACTGTGCAGTTATTAAGACGGAAGTTCACAGTTGAGCAATTTCATAAAATGATTGAGTCGGGGATTCTGTCAGAAGATGACCGGGTGGAATTGATTCGGGGAGAGATTATAGAGATGTCGCCTATTGGGACAAAACACGCTGCTTGTGTCAATCGACTGATTAATTTGTTGATGCAGTTGTTGGGAAAGCGCGTCATACTTGCTGCTCAAAATCCAATTGCATTGAACAATAACTCAGAACCTCAGCCAGATGTAGCATTACTCAAACCCCGTGATGACTTTTATGAAACCGCACACCCCCAACCCCAGGATATTTTTTTACTAATTGAAGTAGCTGATTCGACTGTCATGTATGACCGGGAAGAGAAAATTCCTTTATATGCCCAAGCAAACATAATTGAAGTTTGGTTAGTAGATATTAACGAGCAAATTGTCGAAGTTTATCAACAGCCAACAGCTGCAAGATATCAGTTTATGCAAAAGTTTGCTAGCGGTCAAACTTTATCAATTCCAGCCTTCCTCGACGTGAATATTACCGTCAAGGAAATCTTTGGCAGATAACATTATTTCTCCCCTCATCCCTCTCTCATCCCTTCAAGGCGCAAAAAATGTACCCTACCTGATTGTTCCCCTGCGACAATTGTCATGCCATCTGGTGCAACAGCGCAGCAATTGATAGGATATTCCCCCGTGAAAGTGGTAATAACCTTTCCAGTTAAAAAATTCCAGACTTTCAGGGTGTTGTCATCGGAGGCAGAAATCACCTGTTGCCCATTGGGGGTGACGGCGACGGCTTTTACCCAGTCACTATGACCATTGAGGGTGAATTGTTCCTCCCCTGTTGCCAGATTCCAGACTTTCAGGGTGTTGT
The Nostoc punctiforme PCC 73102 genome window above contains:
- a CDS encoding ATP-binding protein, translated to MNSSPKPPTAINSRGHPREFEEIIQQKSHNFVGREFVFTAINNFLHRHRHGYFTIIGAPGSGKSAILAKYVADNPHVIYYNAELEGKNRGDEFLINICTQLINQYSLSYASLPDNATEGSWFFSSLLQQISDELEPHQKLIIAIDGLNCIDRNSQPPGTNLFYLPRYLPDRVYFLLTRRPFLREKSGLLIETPSQSLDLADYPEENRRDIQAYIQSYLSVEEIPPTPLNKGGY
- a CDS encoding SDR family oxidoreductase, with the translated sequence MKKLLITGASGFLGWHLCQLAKPEWEIYGTYLSHPLEIPGIKTLKANLTNFQELKRIFNDVKPEAVIHTAAHSQPNFCQTNPKESHAINVIASCNIAGLCADNSIPCAFTSTDLVFDGLNAPYQEIDAVCPVNLYGEQKAIAEAGMLERYPLTAVCRMPLMFGAATPTAKSFIQPFIQTLQAEKELNLFIDEFRTPVSGTTAAKGLLLALEKVNGIIHLGGKERLSRYDFGKILVEVFQLPTTKLKSCRQEDVKMAAPRPADVSLDSSKAFALGYQPLSLKEELQNLINS
- a CDS encoding Uma2 family endonuclease, whose protein sequence is MTVQLLRRKFTVEQFHKMIESGILSEDDRVELIRGEIIEMSPIGTKHAACVNRLINLLMQLLGKRVILAAQNPIALNNNSEPQPDVALLKPRDDFYETAHPQPQDIFLLIEVADSTVMYDREEKIPLYAQANIIEVWLVDINEQIVEVYQQPTAARYQFMQKFASGQTLSIPAFLDVNITVKEIFGR